The Thermoplasma sp. Kam2015 DNA segment AAGCATCAAAGAGATGATAACTTCCAAAGGTGGATGTTAACATGTTTAACAGAAACCATAACCTGCGAACCCCTTCTATGGATATATTTATAGAAAGATCTTTCTATGTTATTTTGCATTCTTCACAATAACCAAGTGGCTTAGTACGCGAATGGGAATTGTGCTATCCGAATTCACACCAGTGTAATATCAGGATATACTTTATTCGAGGTATACTGATATGAGTGTAAATCCCTTGGTTTAAATGAAGATTCGAAGATTCGGACCAGGAATAGCTCGCTAAATCATCCCTGAACGATGTTAACTGGGCCGCTTTCTTTATCGCTGGATCTGTAGAGTAATCTGTTTAGAGCGTCTGCAGTTTTTCCAGCAGATTCTGAATCCACTATTATCCATATCTCACGACTGAGTCTATATATATTCTTTACTGAAACCCCATTTATCTCTAGAAATTCTGTGATCAAAAGAGTTATTCCAGCGGTTGTGCATGAACCAGGCGGCAAAAGTATCTTTGCTATTACAAGTGAATTGCCTTCTGTAGTTTTTATTATGGCTGAATATCCGTTCGTTTCCTTTATAATAAGTATGGCATCTTCCGGTATATCATTTTTATTTTCAGTATTTATCTCCTTATAGTTATATTCCAGTGTCAGGATCGATTGTTTTAATATCAACAATATGTCTTTTGGTTTTGCCTTGACCTCAATATTCGTCAGCGCTTTAACTATGGTGTTTATTTTCACTTTTTTTCCTGTAAGAAAATCTACCTGACTCTTTATTTCCCTAGCAAGTTTTGTATAATTAACCAGACCGGTGTTCAGAAGCAAGGTATAAATATTGTTGCTATTTATTATCCCCTTAACGGCATCTGTAGCCTTGGTCATATCCTTATATATAATTATAAAAGATAAACTTTTCTAAAAAATGAATTTATGCAATTTCATTCATGGTAATGATTAAAATTCTAAATTCATACATAAAAGAAGAAATGTACATGATGATAGTTCGCTATGAAGCAAGGACTGTGATCCATATTTTCTCTCTCCATAGTCATGATCAGAATATGCTGCTCATTCATGAAAGGCATAGCATTCTTCGCCACACACATTTATCATCCATCAGACCGAATTGATTAAGTCTATGATTCGCATTATCCACCTATTGAAGGGTCAACGCTACGTTCATATCCAAAAATTCAGAAGGGATCATTTATGAAAATTGCATTTGTCATAAGAAAGGACTGCAGCAGATGTGCAAAGATAGCCGAGAGCATTATAGAACTTCTCCCTAAAGACTGGGAATTGATATACGATCACGAAGCCGCAAAGTATCTTAATGGAAATGGCGTTGATCTTACAAGAATGGAGGCCGATGTCATCATAACCATCGGTGGCGATGGAACAGTCCTCAGGACATTGCAGTTGGCCAGAGGCCCGGTATTAGGTATAAATATGGGCGGGCTCGGATTCTTTACCGAACTAGAAGTGGATGAAGTCGGACCGGCTGTATTCAAGCTGTTGAAGGGTGAATACAAGATCAGCGAAAATATGAAGCTGCGTGTCGAGATAAATGGGGAGAGGGTTGAGGATTGCACCAATGAAGCAGTGGTACATACCGAAAGAATAGCACGGATAAGGCAGTTCAAGATTTACATTGATGGGCATTTCCTTAGCACCATGAAGGCTGATGGCATAATCGTTGCGACGCCCATAGGATCATCATCATATTCATCATCTGCCGGTGGTCCACTTCTTCTTCCGACGCTGAAGGGAATGGTAATATCATATCTAGCGCCGTATTCCTCAAGACTTAAACCGGTGGTTGTTCCTTCCGATTCAAAGGTGGAGATAAAGATAGCAGGTAAGGATCAGGAATGCATTCTTATACTCGATGGACAGCGTGAATATAAGGTGAAGAGCGGCGACACCGTCAGAATATCCCGATCTGAGAACAATGCAAAGTTTATTTCCTTCAGAGAATCAATATATGACAGAATAAGGGATAAGGTAATAAGACATGTGGTTAATTAAGCGAAACTTGCTGCAGATGATAATGGAGGCATCAAAGGATTCCTATCCGCGAGAATTCGGTGCCCTTCTTAGGGCCGAGGGAAACATAATATACGAAATAGCTCTCGTACCTGGAACCATACAAAGCGAAAGATATACGCTTTTCTATATGTACAATAAGCCTATAGATTTTTCAATTGTTGGATCTGTGCACTCGCATCCATCCGGAGTGATGCTTCCATCTGACGAAGATCTTCACATGTTCTCAATGACAGGCAGTGTTCATATAATAGTCGGATATCCGTATAATCTGGATAATTACAGAGCCTACGACAGATCAGGAAATCCCATACAGGTAGATATCCTCTGACATGCTCTCCTAGTCAAAGCATAGGATTTTTCACAAATCTATAACTAAAACTAGTGAGCTACTCCTAAGCTAAAGCATCGGAGCTTCCTGCTTCAACGACCGGCATCCGCCCGTAAGGATATATCCCGTACAAGCCCGAAGCAACGATCTCCACAGGCGTGAATTCGGATCTCACCGATCTTACTAAAGTATTATTCACTTGGTTATGATGGAAGATACAAAATAATATGGGAAGATCATACATAAAACTTTACATTGAGGGGAGTCCGGGTATCCCTTGTCCGAAGAAGGAGAATTACTGCTTCCCCCAAACTCCCAACTTCTCTTTTAAGTGCTGATAGCTGGGTTTCCGATATTCCTTGTACTTGATCTCAAGGCTTCAGTCTATATTCTTGAAATTGCAATGGCTATAGCATACGGAATAGGCTCCATTTTTGCGTATATCGGAGGACCTCTATCTGATAAATATAGAAAGAAAAAATTGCGATCGCAGGAAATCTGCTGATTCCGATCCTTTCATTCAGAGGTCTTTCCATTACTTATGCAGAAGCGATTGGGCTCTTCTCCGTAGGATGGTGGGCCAGAAATTTTTGTATACTGGCGATAAGGGCTCTGATTGGTGATATCACTTTATGCACCTATAACAAAGTATGAGTAGTAAATATATTTATCTACCATACATAATAAATATTGTGAATATATTCTGCATTCTTTTCGTCAATGACTCATTGGGAGGATCAGTTACACCTTTTGTATTACATGTGTATTCGCGTTCTTTGGAAATTCATCTCCTCCATAAGTGAAGGAGCATCGTTGCTCATATATTGCAATGTATATATGCGTGGGGAGGAATTTGAACTAAAGGATTTGATGCGTATTTATACCAAAACTGGCTAATGATGCATAGCCATCTACGACTTGGATCGCATTGTTAGAGAATGAGAGCAGGCTTCTGCCTAACGCCTATCCCGCCGAGGCAAGGGATTCGATAAAGGCGTTTCTCGATCATGGGAGGATACGCAAGGGATGGTCAGCTCACAGGATATATTACTACAGCGTCCGCCTTAGGATAACATTAGAATGCCTGGGTGATAGTTTCCTCGATCCAGTTCCGGAGGACGTGACGGCACTCATCAGCGGTCTGAGAGGAAGGGGAAATAGCGACAGGACGGTAATGGATTACCTCGATGCCTATAGGCGTTTCTTCAGATGGAGAAAAGGGACGCTGGGCAGCGATCCGGTCGGGGCGTTCGAGTTCAGGTCAGCGAAGAAGAGCAAGAGGCCGGAGGACCTGATCACGTCGGATGAGGTGCAGAGGCTAATCGATCATGCCACGAATGACCGCGACAGGGCACTGATATCGCTGCTTTGCGATGGTGGCTGCAGGATCTCCGAACTGCTCACCATGAGGAAGCCGGATGTGAATTTCGATGAGCATGGCATGATGATCGCCGTCATAGGAAAGACCGGATACAGGCATGTGTACGTTATTGGAAAAATCCGTTCCGTTATTGAGGAAGTGGTTGCAGTCGCACCCGGGTCTCCGCGATGACGATCACGTTTTCTGCATGATCGGCGATCCTGGAGAGCCGATGTCCTACGCCTCTGTCAGAAAACTGTTGAAGACCGCTGCAGCTAAGGCAGGGATAAAGAAGAGGATACACCCACATCTGTTCAGGCACACCATGGCATTATTTCTTGCGACGCAGATAACATAGGCACCGCTTGAAGCCCAGATGGGCTTGGTTCATGGGTAGAGGCAGGCGCAGACGTACGTGCACCTGTCGGGGGAACAGCGGAGGAACGCCATACTCAGGGCCTATGGCCTAATAAAGGAGGATAGGAAGATAGATGCTCAGGTCAAGACATGCCCGGGATGCGGCAATGAGATACGTGTCGACGCCGAGTACTGCCAGTTATGCTATGTGGAATTTCCCAACAGGAGCATGCTTACCATATAACAGCTCAGGGAGGGGCTGTTCCTTCAGCTTGAAGGATTCAGGGAAGGGATAAAAATGAAGGACGCCACGGTTGTGGTCAACGGTAAGGATTTCCCCAACAGCTAGTTCAGACTGGATAGGGGCGTAGTTGATTATATAATCAGGGAGGTCATGAAGCGCATCGGATCGGAGAAGCCCAGTCGTGAATGAGAAGACTTGCCTTATACGCAGACAAATAAAGATAACCAAGTAGTTGAGAACGATTCTCAGGAGATTCCGAATCGGAAAAAACGAAAGATCGACGGGATGAGGCAGCATCTCGTCTAAAATCCCGGCCATACCATTCTTCGGTAAATGTTAAGTTTTCGAATACTTTGATACATTCCTGCTGCCTCAGGTTTCACCAGGATAGATTCAGATTCCTTCATAGATTAAAAAAATCTTGTCTCAGGAGGGGAATTTTTTGAAAATTGCGTCTGACCGCATGTTTTATAGCAGTGATCTGAGTTTCGGCGTTCATTGAGATCGAATTTTTCCTGACTTTTTCGCGGTTTCTGAAGTCAGACATTTCGAATTCGGAAGCCTTCCATTCTTCTATTGCTCATTCTATATTATGCAAAAAATTGCATGCTATACATATATAATGTAAAAAATTACATGCCCTATACATATATATGACATGTAATCTTTGTGCGTATACATACGCATGAGGAGGTAGTAGATCAGTAGTAGGGATGTAGCATAGGGAGATGCATACATGTAGACGTTAGCATGCTTAAGCTCACATATGCAAATGCGTTCATAGCCATTTTTGTAATTCCGATATATGAAGTCGGATCGATTGATGACCTCACCATCAGGATCGCTGGGATTGAATACTCCAATCACATACCATGTCGCTGTTTTCATATCATAAATTTCAACATCCAAAGCTATCCTGTCTGAGTCATTCATACCTGAAATGCACGATAACAGAACTTTTTGGAAGTCATTTTTGTTTTACCTTTTTACTTACCCCTGCCTCATTTCTTTCCGCTAATTTCTGTTGATAAGCAATTCTCCAAATTCTTAAGAGAATTCTCAAATTCGTTGAGGATCTTATACCAAAGGTCAATATAATTGGGAGGGAACTTGCCTGTTAATTTTATAATGAGATCTATAACCTCGAGATCCGTATCATGAACGGGATATCTTGCGCTCCTAAGCTTATGAATTTTTCTAAAAATGTCTATTATTGCTTCATCACACTTTATATTTTTGTCTTTTAATAATTCAGATAAGAGGCCGATAAATGCAAGATTATCTTTTTTGCTACTTACTTTTTTCATATCCTCGGGGTCCATATTTTCTATTAAGAGATACAATGCCTGAATATGATGATTAAACTCCTCCTCAGAGTGGCATGGTTTCATAATATCGAAAATTGCCTTTTCAAATTGCTTGAATAGATCAAATCCATAGTTTTTCTTAAAAAGGAGATTCACGTTTAACCTTTTATTTGTAATAGGCTGTCTCACATTCCATGATAAGTCAGACGGACGTCGAACATTATCTACAAGTTCGTAATTATCCTATGATCTGGGACTTTTCCCGGTTATTCTTATACAAAATTCGGGATACTATCCCTATTTAGAGTTATAAGTAAATCTCTTATCTTAAAGAATAGAAATGGATGAGTTATTGTTATTTGAATAGTGTCTTAAAGAAGATGTTAGATTAAATTTCTTTCAACATAAATATAAATTGGAATGAGCAGGAGAATGACTACAATTTCAGTATAAAAGATAATTCTCATAGGATTAAAAATTGCTCCTAAGGCACTGTATACAAAAGCCAGCAGAGGTGCATTCGAGGCTATCATTGTATAGTAGAGCGCATTCACCCGGTCAATCATTTCCTTGGGTGTTTTTATGGTAATATATATTGTTATTTTAATTGTAAGAAATGGACTTATTATGCCGAGCAAAATAGCTGCAATTACTATTTCGAATGCGTGAGTTGAGAAGGATATTAATAAAAGTAAGACAGCGAAAGGCAACATTAAGAGAACAAAAAAATTGTCAATATCGGTTTTAGTACCATGACCGGCAATATAAAGACCAGAAATAATGCTGCCAGCTGAAAATGCCACTATAAACAAAGTATACCATAATACGCCAGACTGTAAATAGGTGGAGATAATGTATGCACTATACACATCCAATGTCGAAGAACTTCCAGCTAATATAAAGCTTAATGTCATCACCGGTAAGACAGCTAAAATATAAGGAAAGACGTCCCGATATCTTGTTTTCTCTCGATTCAATGGAAGCTTTACGTCCTTTAACACCGTATCATAGAGCGTAATGATTGATAGAGCCACAACGGTGATAAAGAAAACGAAAAAGATTCTTTGAAAAAATACTAGGAAAGCCCCAGCCAGCAAATCCCCAGATATGTATGAGCCTCCTCTTCCTATCTGAGAGATTGATATACCCTTCGCCAGTTCGTCTTTATCTAAAATATCTTTGGTAATAGCTCTCAAGGAATCGACTGATATAGCAGTTATTGCCTGAGAAAGAAATGAAAGGGCGTATAACCATAATAGGGACATCTCAAAAGTAAGGGTCGAATAAAGAAAAAGTAAAAGAACATTGGATATTAAGAATAGTTTCTTTCTGTTAAATCTATCAATGAGATAGCCCTCAAGGTATAAAGATGATAATAGTCCTACCAGGGAAAAAGAAGGAATCATACCTGTTAAGAATACCGACATGGTATGCCGGTATACAAACCAGATAAAATATACATTAAAAAAAGCTACATTAACCCTCACGAAATCATGAGAAAGCCAAAATTTGTAAAATAATTTCCAATTGGAATTTAAGGGCAATCTTAACACCTAAATTGTATAATCCTTTTTATGAATTGGTACGCCTCTGTAGGAACAAGAGCAACGATTTTAGGATTTTTAGCGATTGAACTAAATATATGATAAATTACTGGATACCAATAATCGCAATATGGGTCTTTCTTAAACAAAGAACCGGTGCTTCGTAAAGCATTAGCCGGACATCCATCATTACATAGAATTTGCAAGGCACAATCCTTGCATTACTCCATATTTTCTACTCCTCCTCTTAAAAACATAGGAGCAACCTCTCCGTTCATAATCCCTTCAAAGCTCTGGTTTTTAATATCGCTCATTATATATATGAAAAATCGGTATACTTATTTTTCTTTGATTAAACTTTCCTTTTTAGGAAAGGTTATCGCAAATGAAAGCCCATATTATTACACGATGAAAAACTTGAGGCTTTCCTGCGAACCCTCTCCCCGCCGAGCGGAGCGAGGGTCAAGACAAAGACACAGCGAAGCAAGAAAAGAGGGGTGGCTAAGCGAAGCGAAGTCGGGGTGAATTTTCTTGCTGTGCTTCTTTTGGAAAGAAGCCATAGGGTCTATATTTTTGATATGTGATATGAAAAATATGGAATAATTCTGAAAATGTTTTAGAAATCAATTGTATTACAATGTGATGTTGTATAGTGATTGTTAAACAAAAATCTTTCCATTTTATGAGATATTCATCCTCGATCTCCGATAATAATTGTTCCTTCTTCTCCTGTAGCCATCCTTCAGATTCTTTAAAAAATTCCTGTAATGTTCTCTGAAACTGCCGTCACTGTTCCATTTTTCTAAGAATTGCAATGGTGAATAGTAATCCAGGGTAGAATGAGGCCTTATATTGTTGTAATCATGGAATGCATTTTCAATTATCTCTTTTCCCTTCATTGAAATTGTCGATTTCATTGATTCATATGTAATCTGTCTTTATTGAATTATGGAAACTTTCAGTATCTCCGCTTTCCTCGGGTGTTTCTCTTTCTATGTATTCGTGCTTTATTCCAATTAATTTAAGGTAATCATTGAACTCTTTTGAAATATACTGTGTACCATTGTCAATTCGTAAAGTAATGTTATCTGGTATATTTCCGTTGAACTTCCTTATAATAGCATCATCAACTGCATTGATAGTATCCTTTGCAGTGCATGAAGTATTATAGCTATAGCCATACCATTCTTTTGAGAATACATCCTTTATATACATCAAATAGGTCATTCCATTGTCTGTGGGAATATATGTAATATCGGCTTCAATCAGCATCCAAGGCTTATCAGCTTTCAAGAGTTTCAATTCCTTTCTGTACTTATGCGTATACAATGGTAGTGTAATATTGTCGTTCTTCATTATTTTGTACACTGCTTTCCTGGCTATTCTTATGCCGGAATTCCTCAATAATGCTCATATCCTGTTATAGCCATATGTTATTCTTTCTTCGCATAATTCTATTATTTTATTCACTATGCTGCTGTCTACTCTCGTTATACGCCTATTTTTTCCATGTTTTTCATGCTTCTTCCCGTAATTATTGGTTTATGTTACCCGGAAATAAGTGAGTTAGGGTTTAAATATTATTTATCGTTCTCTTTTCATGGAATTGACCACAGATGATGGTATCATCTTTGGCGAAATTAATGTTTCACGTTTACATGAAAAATTTGCAGCTAAGGGATGTGAAGAAGGTTGTGCCTATTCTGATGTGCTCATAGAAGGCGGGGTAAGTTTACTTGATAACGATACAATGATCAGATTGTATGTTGCTTATTGCAATTGCCACAGGTGGCAAGATACTTTTGAAATAGATGGCGTACAGGTATCACTCACTAAGGATGATGGGAAGGAATATAAATCACAGGTCTTTAGCATTTACAATACCACGCCAGAACTGGCTGTTTACGATATTACTGTAAAGTATGCAGGCAAACTTAAATTATATGTTCCATCGACTTACTATGTCGACGGGATACAGGATATCATACGGGGGATGAGGATCAATGAACAGTAAAATAAGGGTAGCGATAGCAGTCGTTCTCGCCTTAGTGATAATCGCTGTTGCAGTTGTTATCATTAGCTATTCGAATCGAAATAACATAGTTATAGCCGAAACTGGTACATCGATGACTATCGGAAACTACACTTCGAATGGATGGAGAACCGATTCGCTTCCTCCTACATCGTCATATCCCAACACAATATACGTCGATTATTACGTATTTTCCGTCAGCTACAATTTCTCCCTATACGGTAATCTGTCGATCCCGGACACGCCAGGCATCATAATCGGCATCGAGAGCTATTCAGTATTTGAACAGTCGAGTAAAAATGTTTTCATGCCTAATGCGTATTCTGAGAGTTATAGCCCAAGTGGTTCCAATGCGTCAGCAAGGATAAATGTTACATTGGCAAATGTCTTTTCTCTTCCTCTTCTGCACGGAAAGTATGTGCTGATATTCGAGAGCATGGGTCTGATGAAGGATCAGCGCAGCGTGTACGTGAAGTCGAATATACATCCAGTGGAGGTAACAACTTTCTATTGATTGTCAGCGCATGCAAGATAATGTGTTTAAACTTAAACTAACCATAACCAAATATTACTTTTTTTCTAAAAATGTCTTGACGGGGGTATTTTTTACTGCCTCTACGTGCATTTCATAATTCTTATACGGGTATATGACATGTGTATTACACTCCTCCTTTCTTGGAGATAGTAATAAATATCTTTCCTTCTTAATATTAATTGTGATTGTATGAACGAAAACGAATACGGAATAGAAGAAGGCACACGTGCAATGACACGGGATAAAGAAAGCCTTATCGGTTTTCCTCTCCTCTGATTCAAAGCTCCTAGGAGCTTGGATTGTGCATAACTGAAAGTCAGCCCTTAGACTTAGATAAACTTCCTTATCTCTTTGTCAAACCTCGGTTTTTCATCTGCTATGAACACCTTACCCTCACCCCCTGTTGTATAGATACTTAACAACCTCTACATATAAGAAATAAGATTCCATTGATGCCAGATAGAATCTCAGGATCTCATATTCCCCAAATTCCCTTATTCCGTTGTAAAGAGAACAGGCTCATTTTCAACACTATCGCTTCCGAGAAAGAAGAATAAAGCATCAAGGAATATGGCGATATAGCGAGGATTAGTTGGCCTTGACTGGAATCTCTTGACCTCTTACATGATGGCCTCTGTTATCCTTGAGATTGATGATCTTGAATATATGTTCTGAAACATCGTCTCCAGTATTTCAGAAGCTTTCCCTGCGGATATACCTCTGGAGTATACGGATACGATGAGTTCATCTATCCCTATTTGCCTTGAATATGGATCAAATATTCCAGTTCTGAAATTACCTTCTCTCTCTAGGTGCTGATAGATTTTCTATCTCCCCCTAATTTGCTTTAATTGATCTCTCATAGAATCTGTTCTTTATTCAGCTATGTTCCTCTATGAAAACATTCCTCTCCGTTCTCGTCAATGCCTCTAAATATTCCTTAACTGTCCTCCTCAGAACCTCCATTATGTTATTATCTATTTCTTCCATAATCATTCGTACCTCCGTTGTTGTAATGTTCAGCAGAGGTATGTCTCCTTGTTCAAGAGATTTGCTTCTCTTGTTCTGGGGATTTACATAAGATTCGTGACATTAAGATGATACTTTAGTAGGATCGGTGCCATCCAAATACACGCCCGTGAAGATCGCAACACCCGTAATCCTTCTTCCAGACGTGGATAGAAATAAAGTTTCCAATGACAGGAAACTGCGTTCTTGCTATATGGGGATCGAGTTTGGTCGTTGAAGCAGGAAGCTCCGATGCTTTAGCTTAGGAGTAGCTTACACAGGACATAGAAGAAGTGGATGTCTTCGTTTTGGTATCTCTCATAAAAAAACTATAGCTCCACCTTGCCGGATCCCTTAGCCTCTGCACCCAAATCCTAAATGCGTCCTGTCCGTAATATACGATAGCGGGGCACCCATATGGATCTTTGTATCAGGAATATTGACAGGTTCTGCCAGAAATTTCTCTACTTTTCTTTATTTCCTTTGCAAGGTTATGGACGCTGCATTACTAGTTAGTATGGGAGCTGCAACACTTAAATACGCATTTTCCATGAATAAACAATGAGACATGGCGTGGTGTTCCTTGTCGTATTCATCGCTGTGGCCATCATAGCCGTCCCAGTCTCGTACCATATCTATTCATTTAGTAATGTGCGGACTAGACAAAAGACGCAGCTTCCTAGCGTTCCCGAGAACAAGACGCTGACCGTTAGTCCTCTCATCGGGCCGAAACTCATACTGAATATAGACGCACCAAACGATATTAACTTGGACATGCAGTATATAAGCATGACCGTGCAGGTCTTCGGTTCGGACTTCATGGGTTCGCAGGTCTACTGCCTCCTGAACACAAGCGTACCACACAACGGGAACTACACCTTCTTGATCAACAGCACCTTCTACAACATATCCATGTCATACGTGAGGGGGGGTTTCGGAGACAATGGTGCTTCTCTGAATGCAGTGGCCTTGTACAACACGAAGGATGGCGGTCAGGCCGGTTACAACAACATAGACTTCTTTCCGGAGCAAGTACACATTGCAAGGATGCGTGTGTCTGGCAACATGACGTTTCTAAACGAATACTTTGAGAACACAGGTTTTGATTTCCAGCAGTATGGGGTAGTACAGTTCGTCAACGTGACGCTTTACTGCGACCTCTGACCTGCCATGGCCATCAGATCCCAGGAGCGATTATGGTAAAGCTACGAACGTAATCGGATAAATAAGCATTATAATAGACAGTTTCAGGAATATTAATTAGTATAGCAATCGAGAACTGTCTTGTATTTGCCCCATGATGTAGTCTTTATATGTTCAAGTTTTACATTATGGCATTAACCGATATACTTTTTTAATTCATGGGAGACTGCATCCTAATACCCTCAGTGATAAATAAAAAACAGGGATTGTGAATATATTGAATATTTTAAATAATTTTATGGTATTATCGATGTCGCATCGAGATAGTCCTCAGGCGCATA contains these protein-coding regions:
- a CDS encoding aspartate kinase; its protein translation is MTKATDAVKGIINSNNIYTLLLNTGLVNYTKLAREIKSQVDFLTGKKVKINTIVKALTNIEVKAKPKDILLILKQSILTLEYNYKEINTENKNDIPEDAILIIKETNGYSAIIKTTEGNSLVIAKILLPPGSCTTAGITLLITEFLEINGVSVKNIYRLSREIWIIVDSESAGKTADALNRLLYRSSDKESGPVNIVQG
- a CDS encoding NAD(+) kinase — translated: MKIAFVIRKDCSRCAKIAESIIELLPKDWELIYDHEAAKYLNGNGVDLTRMEADVIITIGGDGTVLRTLQLARGPVLGINMGGLGFFTELEVDEVGPAVFKLLKGEYKISENMKLRVEINGERVEDCTNEAVVHTERIARIRQFKIYIDGHFLSTMKADGIIVATPIGSSSYSSSAGGPLLLPTLKGMVISYLAPYSSRLKPVVVPSDSKVEIKIAGKDQECILILDGQREYKVKSGDTVRISRSENNAKFISFRESIYDRIRDKVIRHVVN
- a CDS encoding Mov34/MPN/PAD-1 family protein — encoded protein: MWLIKRNLLQMIMEASKDSYPREFGALLRAEGNIIYEIALVPGTIQSERYTLFYMYNKPIDFSIVGSVHSHPSGVMLPSDEDLHMFSMTGSVHIIVGYPYNLDNYRAYDRSGNPIQVDIL
- a CDS encoding MFS transporter, with translation MLRLPLNSNWKLFYKFWLSHDFVRVNVAFFNVYFIWFVYRHTMSVFLTGMIPSFSLVGLLSSLYLEGYLIDRFNRKKLFLISNVLLLFLYSTLTFEMSLLWLYALSFLSQAITAISVDSLRAITKDILDKDELAKGISISQIGRGGSYISGDLLAGAFLVFFQRIFFVFFITVVALSIITLYDTVLKDVKLPLNREKTRYRDVFPYILAVLPVMTLSFILAGSSSTLDVYSAYIISTYLQSGVLWYTLFIVAFSAGSIISGLYIAGHGTKTDIDNFFVLLMLPFAVLLLLISFSTHAFEIVIAAILLGIISPFLTIKITIYITIKTPKEMIDRVNALYYTMIASNAPLLAFVYSALGAIFNPMRIIFYTEIVVILLLIPIYIYVERNLI
- a CDS encoding DDE-type integrase/transposase/recombinase; amino-acid sequence: MRNSGIRIARKAVYKIMKNDNITLPLYTHKYRKELKLLKADKPWMLIEADITYIPTDNGMTYLMYIKDVFSKEWYGYSYNTSCTAKDTINAVDDAIIRKFNGNIPDNITLRIDNGTQYISKEFNDYLKLIGIKHEYIERETPEESGDTESFHNSIKTDYI
- a CDS encoding transposase; the encoded protein is MYQHLEREGNFRTGIFDPYSRQIGIDELIVSVYSRGISAGKASEILETMFQNIYSRSSISRITEAIM